In Planctomycetota bacterium, a genomic segment contains:
- a CDS encoding APC family permease, producing MTWGDIKRLLVGKAKNPCDPTIFRRISLIALLAWVGLGADGLTSACYGPEEAYVILNANSFLNIYVAVATILTIAVISLSYSQIIELFPFGGGGYLVATKLINPSAGLVAGSALVIDYILTVAVSVTGGINAFFSFLPVEYQAYKFIAAVLVVGLLILLNLRGVKESITVLVPIFMIFVATHLVFLLIALIQKSSDIPSYISQTGVRTGETIRDIGLWGMILIIMKSYSHGAGTFTGIEAVSNAMPTLREPKVHTGKTAMLYMAVSLALLSGGLLVFYGLFNVISVPGKTLNASLFESIVAAWNSPFGTWLVILTMFSEAALLFVAAQTGFIGGPQVMANMALDYWLPRRFTNLSERLTVSNGIIFMGLSAIGVMAIAKGQISFLIVLYSINVFITFTLSQFGMCRHWLEVRKIKGAWESKFLISLVGFLLTLTVLVILIGFKFFEGGWLTLVITTGFIFLAVIIKKHYSATRRALKRLDDMLGNVPRPEKPAAIPVNLAADEPTAVILAGGFNGFGVHTFFSVEKLFPKIFKRYIFVSVGELDTGRFKGIGEVENLRKNTEEAMGKYVRMANDFGFYAESRFDVSVDTIETLVDICTKLNNEYPRAIFFVNKLVFKNENMLTSFLHNDTAFRLHRRLALEGKQLVVMPIRVY from the coding sequence ATGACATGGGGCGATATAAAGCGTTTATTGGTCGGTAAGGCGAAAAATCCGTGTGACCCGACTATCTTCCGCCGTATTTCCCTTATCGCGCTTTTGGCCTGGGTGGGCCTGGGCGCGGACGGGCTTACCTCCGCGTGCTACGGCCCGGAGGAAGCCTATGTCATTTTAAACGCCAACAGTTTCCTCAATATTTATGTGGCGGTTGCCACCATTTTAACCATTGCCGTAATCTCGCTTTCTTACAGCCAGATTATCGAGCTGTTCCCTTTCGGCGGCGGCGGTTATCTTGTTGCGACAAAGCTGATTAATCCTTCGGCCGGACTGGTTGCCGGAAGCGCCCTGGTCATAGATTATATCCTGACTGTCGCCGTTTCGGTTACCGGCGGCATAAACGCGTTCTTCAGTTTCCTGCCCGTGGAATACCAGGCGTATAAGTTTATTGCGGCTGTTTTGGTTGTAGGCTTACTGATTCTTTTAAACCTGCGCGGGGTAAAAGAATCCATCACCGTTCTTGTGCCGATATTCATGATATTTGTCGCCACCCATCTGGTTTTTCTTTTGATTGCGTTAATCCAGAAAAGTTCAGATATTCCTTCTTATATCAGCCAGACAGGTGTCCGGACCGGAGAGACAATCCGTGATATAGGCCTTTGGGGAATGATATTGATAATCATGAAATCGTATAGCCATGGCGCGGGAACATTTACCGGAATCGAGGCGGTCAGCAATGCCATGCCCACTTTACGGGAGCCGAAAGTCCATACGGGAAAAACCGCGATGCTTTATATGGCGGTTTCCCTGGCGCTGCTTTCCGGCGGTCTTCTGGTATTTTACGGGCTTTTTAATGTAATCAGCGTGCCGGGCAAGACCCTTAACGCCAGCCTCTTTGAAAGCATTGTTGCCGCGTGGAACAGCCCCTTCGGGACCTGGCTTGTAATCCTGACCATGTTTTCAGAGGCGGCTCTTTTGTTTGTCGCCGCCCAGACCGGTTTTATCGGCGGACCGCAGGTTATGGCTAATATGGCATTGGATTACTGGCTGCCGCGCCGTTTTACGAACTTAAGCGAACGACTGACTGTTTCCAACGGCATTATATTCATGGGATTAAGCGCTATCGGCGTCATGGCGATTGCCAAAGGGCAAATCAGCTTTTTGATTGTCTTATACAGTATTAACGTGTTTATAACATTCACGCTTTCCCAGTTCGGCATGTGCCGCCATTGGCTGGAAGTGCGCAAGATAAAAGGCGCATGGGAAAGCAAATTCTTAATCAGCCTGGTTGGATTCTTGCTGACTTTAACTGTTTTGGTTATCCTTATAGGTTTTAAGTTCTTTGAGGGCGGCTGGCTGACCCTGGTTATTACCACGGGCTTTATCTTTTTGGCGGTTATTATAAAAAAGCACTATTCCGCCACACGGCGCGCTTTAAAGCGGCTGGATGATATGCTGGGTAATGTGCCCCGCCCGGAAAAACCGGCGGCTATCCCGGTTAACCTGGCGGCTGATGAGCCGACCGCGGTGATTCTGGCCGGCGGTTTTAACGGGTTCGGAGTCCATACTTTCTTTTCCGTGGAGAAGCTCTTTCCGAAGATATTCAAGCGTTATATTTTCGTAAGCGTCGGGGAATTGGATACCGGCCGGTTTAAAGGAATCGGCGAGGTGGAAAATCTCCGCAAAAACACCGAGGAGGCAATGGGAAAATACGTCCGAATGGCCAATGATTTCGGTTTTTATGCCGAATCCCGTTTCGATGTTTCGGTAGACACCATAGAAACGCTGGTTGATATATGCACTAAATTAAACAACGAATACCCGCGGGCGATTTTCTTCGTCAATAAGCTGGTGTTTAAAAACGAGAATATGCTGACCTCGTTTTTGCATAATGATACGGCTTTTCGCCTTCACCGCCGGCTTGCCCTTGAGGGAAAACAGCTTGTTGTTATGCCGATTAGGGTATATTAA